One window of Dyadobacter sandarakinus genomic DNA carries:
- a CDS encoding T9SS type A sorting domain-containing protein, with the protein MIKFLLQIVLLTMGFPTDLLAQLIIKSQKSFGTTVEYQYTLNPIVHRISDGNFIMLAKSTGPAGGDKSQDGVGDSDPWIVKFSPEGAKLWDLTLRADYAYGERGDIKETPDGGFIICASSSGGASWDQSEATHGLGDYWVIKIDKNGLKEWDIVLGGSETDEASSIVLTADGGYLVGGKSTSGISGNKTTAGQGDYDYWIVKLTSTGQKEWDKSFGGTGADNLKEIVKSADGGYMLAGDSNSPVGKSKAESKGFYDFWVISIDSLGNQLWEKTLGATRDETLQYVYSYPDGSIVLLGSSWSEAGFDRSEPSRGAEDGWMVKLGSNGVKEWDKRLGGSGRENFFYIEPSLDGGYLLSAFSTSPAGGDKTEPNKEYADSDYQGDFWFIKLNEAFEKVWDKTIGGSGIDILLYTTETEQGKYLLLGESNSYTGYKPQDRTAPLKGSSDIWMVFAEQQPLPVILSKFAAEKENTTALLTWQTTSETHSDRFEVQHSTDGKAWNLLAMINAAGESTKSKTYHYSHTNPVSGDNYYRLKMVDADGAFTYSRVEHLKFDQGVSVSVYPNPVTETIHLQTAHWSKVKGLQILNNQGKELYSSGNKPSQDINARSLKPGLYFIKLTLTDGTETTRKIAVGQ; encoded by the coding sequence ATGATAAAATTTTTGCTTCAAATTGTTTTGTTGACTATGGGCTTCCCAACAGACCTGTTGGCACAACTCATTATTAAATCGCAGAAAAGCTTTGGAACTACGGTTGAATATCAATATACCCTGAATCCAATAGTGCACAGGATCTCGGACGGCAACTTCATTATGTTAGCAAAATCCACCGGGCCGGCCGGAGGTGATAAGTCCCAGGATGGCGTGGGAGACTCTGACCCCTGGATCGTCAAGTTTTCCCCAGAGGGCGCAAAATTATGGGATCTTACGCTGCGTGCCGATTATGCTTATGGTGAAAGGGGGGATATCAAAGAGACACCTGATGGAGGGTTCATCATTTGTGCATCAAGTTCAGGTGGTGCATCCTGGGACCAAAGCGAAGCGACTCATGGATTAGGCGACTACTGGGTTATTAAAATAGATAAGAATGGTCTGAAAGAATGGGATATCGTGCTTGGCGGCTCAGAAACAGATGAAGCTAGTTCCATTGTACTGACTGCAGATGGGGGATACCTGGTTGGTGGAAAGTCCACTTCTGGAATTAGTGGTAATAAAACCACTGCCGGACAAGGTGATTATGATTACTGGATAGTGAAACTGACTTCGACCGGGCAGAAAGAATGGGACAAATCATTTGGAGGAACAGGTGCCGATAATTTGAAAGAAATTGTAAAAAGCGCTGACGGTGGGTATATGCTGGCAGGAGACTCAAATTCGCCTGTGGGCAAGAGTAAGGCCGAGTCGAAAGGCTTTTATGACTTTTGGGTTATTAGCATTGATAGCCTGGGAAATCAGCTTTGGGAAAAAACGCTGGGCGCAACCAGAGATGAAACGCTTCAATACGTATATAGCTACCCGGACGGAAGCATCGTTTTGCTGGGAAGTTCTTGGTCCGAAGCCGGATTTGATAGAAGCGAACCATCAAGGGGTGCCGAGGATGGCTGGATGGTAAAACTAGGTTCTAATGGTGTCAAAGAATGGGACAAAAGATTGGGCGGTTCCGGCCGGGAAAATTTTTTTTACATCGAACCTTCACTTGATGGAGGATATTTACTCTCGGCGTTTAGCACATCCCCGGCAGGTGGAGACAAAACCGAGCCTAATAAAGAATACGCAGATTCCGACTACCAGGGTGACTTTTGGTTCATAAAGTTGAATGAAGCTTTTGAAAAAGTTTGGGACAAAACAATCGGGGGAAGCGGAATTGATATTTTGTTGTATACAACGGAGACCGAGCAAGGGAAATATTTACTTCTGGGGGAATCAAATTCTTACACAGGTTATAAGCCACAGGACAGAACTGCACCTTTAAAAGGTAGCTCAGATATCTGGATGGTGTTTGCTGAGCAACAGCCGCTACCAGTTATTCTATCAAAATTCGCCGCCGAAAAAGAAAACACCACTGCGCTGCTTACCTGGCAAACCACCTCGGAAACGCACAGCGATCGCTTCGAAGTTCAGCACAGCACAGACGGCAAGGCCTGGAATTTATTAGCCATGATCAATGCGGCAGGGGAAAGTACAAAATCGAAAACTTACCACTATTCACATACTAACCCTGTTTCGGGAGACAACTATTATCGCCTGAAAATGGTGGATGCTGACGGAGCTTTTACCTATTCAAGAGTGGAGCATCTGAAATTTGATCAAGGTGTTTCTGTATCAGTATACCCCAATCCTGTCACAGAAACTATTCATTTGCAAACTGCTCACTGGTCAAAAGTAAAAGGCTTGCAGATCCTCAACAACCAAGGGAAAGAGCTATATAGCTCAGGAAATAAGCCTTCTCAGGATATTAATGCCAGGTCACTTAAACCGGGCTTGTACTTTATCAAATTAACCCTGACAGACGGCACGGAAACAACCCGAAAGATTGCGGTAGGGCAGTAA
- a CDS encoding Ig-like domain-containing protein, protein MKKRYFTKKLYKFLFIVPILFVGISNVKAALSAGDLAVIGMNGDTDPATSIRSFAVVALNDIAAQEVIYFTDRGWVNAFDATPGHFVGALGNPPLSATYTNEGTFQWKPSASIPKGTVIVFKIDLATRTVSGMTGGGTALPSPDLMIQPGTWINTTLSANPWPATIGDQILIYQGTIGSPSFIFAFNNLRSTATNVSNGWYVNPDNTEPTTSFPIYSELPASLPANCSLGFLTNPNTNPRYPNAKYNPGLKTSGSKADWLEDITDPTNWNNTTTANTPYNFRLGFGSGNLTEFGFPAAAPVVTASNISISGATGTNGAFRIGDVVTATWNNTANGDNNTGITEVTIDFGPFGGTSVSATNNAQTWTATYTIISGDINGVSNLNVSVTAAAGAGNSSTVSGASNETVDNQAPSVAITSSAGASGGFTYNSPIPVTITFSETVTGFDANDVLVSNGAISGFSGSGTTYTFDLIPATYGIVTVNVADNVADDPAANANTAALPFEIDYQVNLPVSLIRYTAIAEGNAAKIEWSTATETDNSHFEIEHATDAKNFTVIGLIEASGNSMVNRNYSWYDKSPANGKNYYRLVQVDYDGTTTRYGIKSLTFGASNEVLAKVYPNPAVEKVMIALPENTRIAQLLDAYGKILCNLATDANQTEITVPVDNLSPGIYLIHLITASGIQSGKFVKF, encoded by the coding sequence ATGAAAAAACGTTACTTCACAAAGAAGCTTTACAAGTTTTTATTTATTGTACCTATACTCTTTGTAGGCATATCTAACGTTAAGGCTGCCTTGTCAGCGGGCGACCTTGCTGTTATCGGGATGAATGGCGATACCGATCCGGCAACTTCGATACGCAGTTTCGCAGTTGTTGCATTGAATGACATTGCCGCACAAGAGGTGATATATTTTACTGATCGTGGCTGGGTCAATGCTTTTGACGCCACACCGGGGCATTTTGTTGGTGCATTGGGAAATCCGCCACTTTCAGCAACCTATACTAATGAAGGGACATTTCAATGGAAACCGTCGGCAAGTATTCCAAAGGGTACTGTCATTGTATTCAAAATAGACCTGGCCACAAGGACTGTATCGGGTATGACCGGTGGTGGCACAGCACTTCCATCACCAGACCTGATGATACAACCCGGTACCTGGATCAATACCACTCTTTCTGCTAACCCATGGCCGGCAACGATTGGTGATCAGATATTGATATACCAAGGGACAATAGGCAGCCCATCCTTTATTTTTGCGTTTAATAATTTGAGGTCTACTGCTACAAACGTATCAAATGGATGGTATGTCAATCCTGACAATACCGAACCAACAACAAGCTTCCCAATATACTCGGAGTTACCAGCAAGCTTGCCAGCTAATTGCTCCCTTGGTTTTTTAACCAACCCAAACACCAATCCGCGCTATCCTAATGCCAAATATAATCCTGGATTAAAGACAAGTGGTTCAAAAGCTGATTGGTTAGAAGACATTACCGATCCAACCAACTGGAACAATACGACCACCGCGAATACACCATATAACTTTCGCCTGGGTTTTGGATCCGGGAATTTAACGGAGTTTGGCTTTCCTGCCGCAGCCCCTGTTGTTACTGCATCGAATATTAGTATTAGCGGAGCTACGGGGACAAATGGTGCATTCAGAATAGGCGATGTTGTTACGGCTACCTGGAATAACACAGCAAATGGAGACAATAATACCGGTATTACAGAGGTAACCATAGACTTTGGTCCATTTGGTGGAACATCTGTCTCAGCGACAAACAATGCTCAGACGTGGACTGCAACCTACACTATCATCAGCGGCGATATTAACGGCGTATCTAATTTAAATGTGTCAGTTACCGCTGCTGCCGGGGCAGGAAATAGCAGTACTGTATCCGGGGCATCAAATGAAACGGTTGACAATCAAGCGCCATCTGTTGCAATTACCAGTAGCGCAGGCGCGTCGGGCGGATTCACATACAATTCACCTATTCCGGTAACCATTACCTTTTCTGAGACAGTAACAGGTTTTGATGCCAATGATGTTTTAGTTAGTAACGGTGCAATAAGTGGATTTTCAGGAAGCGGGACAACCTACACTTTTGATCTGATCCCTGCCACGTATGGTATTGTGACAGTTAATGTTGCCGACAACGTCGCTGATGATCCCGCTGCAAACGCAAACACTGCTGCACTTCCATTTGAAATTGACTATCAGGTTAACCTGCCAGTTTCACTAATCCGTTACACGGCCATTGCAGAAGGTAATGCAGCTAAGATTGAATGGTCCACAGCTACCGAAACGGATAATAGTCATTTTGAAATAGAGCATGCAACAGATGCTAAAAATTTCACAGTTATTGGATTGATAGAGGCCAGTGGGAACTCAATGGTGAATCGAAATTATTCGTGGTATGACAAATCGCCAGCAAACGGCAAAAACTATTACAGACTTGTCCAGGTCGATTATGACGGAACTACCACCAGGTATGGGATCAAATCACTGACCTTTGGTGCTTCTAACGAAGTTTTGGCAAAAGTCTACCCTAATCCGGCAGTTGAGAAGGTGATGATCGCATTGCCAGAGAATACCCGGATCGCCCAACTACTGGACGCATATGGTAAAATTCTTTGTAACCTTGCCACTGATGCAAATCAGACAGAAATCACCGTCCCGGTAGATAACTTGTCGCCAGGCATTTACCTGATTCATCTGATAACAGCTAGCGGCATACAATCAGGCAAATTTGTGAAATTTTAA
- a CDS encoding glycosyltransferase, with translation MPEPQNLLVENTTLSFYSGSKYDTNLAYKVCVIVPVRNEADHLHQTLEALRIQLGADQIPLPQDSYEVLVLVNNSSDESLAIARRYADTFPDFAMSVANIDLTDADAHIGTVRRLLMDEAYTRLTKSCRKGGIIASTDGDTMVDKHWITRITAEIDRGNDAVGGRILTRPERGDGRAYHLRDVTYRCLLAQAECMIDPLAHNPYPCHHQYFGANFAVTAKMYAQAGRLPIVPFLEDVAFHKALISHDARIRNSFDVKVYTSSRRDGRVHIGFSEQLRRWQHDEKLYQMQMVEDVQVLLHMYQTRSILRKMWSSYQQTRIVHPHDVRQAASMLEMDLTKLENLMVESAYFGQFWHTLLQVTAHSQNRTVTFQPIKQAIMQLRKFVKDPALNASQKSPADRFPPANFAPI, from the coding sequence GTGCCCGAACCTCAGAATTTACTAGTTGAAAATACGACTTTAAGTTTCTACTCCGGAAGCAAGTACGACACTAATCTTGCCTACAAAGTTTGCGTGATCGTTCCTGTTCGCAATGAGGCAGACCATCTGCATCAAACGCTGGAAGCACTAAGAATTCAGCTTGGTGCCGATCAGATTCCATTACCGCAAGACAGCTACGAAGTTCTTGTACTGGTCAATAACAGCTCGGATGAATCCCTGGCGATTGCCCGCCGGTATGCAGACACCTTCCCTGATTTTGCCATGTCAGTAGCCAACATTGATCTAACAGACGCGGATGCGCACATCGGCACTGTCAGAAGATTACTGATGGATGAAGCCTACACCCGCCTTACCAAGTCCTGCCGGAAGGGCGGCATTATTGCCTCTACTGATGGCGATACAATGGTTGACAAACATTGGATTACGCGTATTACTGCCGAAATAGACAGGGGTAATGATGCTGTGGGAGGCAGAATACTGACCAGGCCGGAGCGCGGGGATGGTCGGGCTTATCATTTGAGAGATGTTACATACCGCTGTTTACTGGCGCAGGCCGAATGCATGATAGATCCGTTGGCACACAATCCGTATCCATGTCATCACCAGTACTTTGGCGCCAATTTTGCTGTTACTGCAAAAATGTATGCGCAGGCAGGAAGGCTTCCCATCGTTCCTTTTCTGGAAGATGTTGCATTTCACAAAGCTTTGATCAGCCATGATGCCAGAATCCGAAATTCCTTCGATGTAAAAGTATATACATCTTCGCGCAGGGACGGGCGTGTTCATATTGGTTTTTCCGAGCAGCTCCGGCGATGGCAGCACGATGAGAAACTGTATCAGATGCAAATGGTTGAAGACGTGCAGGTACTGCTTCATATGTATCAGACCAGAAGTATATTGCGTAAAATGTGGTCGTCCTATCAACAAACCAGGATCGTACATCCGCACGATGTGAGGCAGGCTGCATCAATGCTTGAAATGGATTTAACAAAGCTTGAAAACCTGATGGTGGAATCAGCGTACTTCGGGCAATTCTGGCATACACTCTTGCAGGTGACTGCCCACAGCCAGAACCGGACTGTCACTTTTCAGCCCATCAAACAGGCAATTATGCAATTGCGGAAGTTTGTAAAAGATCCGGCCCTTAACGCCTCACAAAAGAGTCCAGCCGATAGGTTTCCGCCCGCAAACTTTGCACCAATCTGA
- a CDS encoding SAM-dependent methyltransferase, which produces MADQMETLTEEYFNYVYQNSHDPWNFESSEYELNKYAVTISSLIKERYGRAFEIGCSIGVLTQMLAVRCNTLLSVDVAEAPLVKARSRLSEFPHVEIQKMTVPAQFPEQSFDLIVMSEVGYYFTMPDLLQLQQRILDHLEEGGQLLLVHWTPEVHDYPLTGDQVHEAFLSLSKDLQPLRLVQSLRAETYRLDSFVRR; this is translated from the coding sequence ATGGCTGACCAGATGGAAACATTAACCGAAGAGTATTTTAATTACGTTTACCAAAACAGCCATGATCCCTGGAACTTCGAATCCAGTGAATATGAGCTGAATAAGTACGCGGTAACCATCAGCTCGCTGATTAAAGAACGCTACGGGCGTGCATTTGAAATCGGTTGTTCAATCGGTGTGCTGACCCAAATGCTTGCTGTCCGGTGCAATACGTTGCTGTCGGTGGATGTGGCCGAGGCCCCGCTTGTAAAAGCACGAAGCAGGCTGAGCGAATTTCCGCATGTAGAGATTCAAAAAATGACTGTTCCTGCGCAATTTCCTGAACAAAGCTTTGATCTGATCGTGATGTCGGAAGTAGGTTACTACTTTACAATGCCCGATCTGTTGCAATTACAGCAGCGGATACTGGACCACCTGGAAGAAGGCGGACAATTACTGTTGGTACACTGGACCCCCGAAGTTCATGACTACCCCTTGACCGGAGACCAGGTCCATGAGGCATTCTTATCTTTGAGTAAAGACCTGCAGCCTCTCAGATTGGTGCAAAGTTTGCGGGCGGAAACCTATCGGCTGGACTCTTTTGTGAGGCGTTAA
- a CDS encoding PIG-L deacetylase family protein yields the protein MDLTEADRLVKYARQHAGSELSMWGKTLVVAPHQDDESLGCGGIIYLLTQLKMPVHVVFVSDGSMSHPNSAKFPSQTLVVLREHEAVKALAILGVDQENITFLRLKDSRLPDGGAPDFDAAVRVLAPVLSGFEPATILCPWQRDPHKDHRATWQIVDQAIAKHTDTVRRFEYFVWLWERAKPGDLPDVDEGLIWKVNIEKAKELKKKAISAHISQTTSLIDDDPEGFTLSDEVLAHFDTDFEIIFERI from the coding sequence GTGGACTTAACAGAAGCAGATCGCCTGGTAAAATATGCCCGGCAGCACGCTGGTAGCGAGCTGTCGATGTGGGGTAAGACATTAGTTGTTGCACCCCATCAAGATGACGAGTCACTGGGCTGCGGAGGAATTATTTACCTGCTTACTCAGCTCAAAATGCCCGTGCATGTGGTATTTGTGAGTGATGGTAGCATGTCTCATCCGAACTCTGCAAAATTCCCTTCTCAAACATTGGTTGTGCTCAGGGAACATGAAGCTGTAAAAGCATTGGCTATCCTTGGGGTGGATCAGGAAAACATTACTTTTCTCAGGTTAAAAGATAGTCGGCTTCCTGATGGCGGAGCTCCTGATTTTGATGCTGCAGTTCGTGTATTGGCTCCTGTACTATCCGGTTTTGAGCCTGCTACCATTCTTTGTCCCTGGCAGCGGGACCCGCATAAGGATCACCGTGCTACCTGGCAGATCGTGGATCAGGCAATTGCAAAGCATACCGATACCGTACGAAGGTTTGAATATTTTGTGTGGCTTTGGGAGCGGGCCAAGCCGGGCGACCTTCCCGATGTTGACGAAGGGCTGATCTGGAAAGTGAATATTGAAAAAGCAAAGGAGCTGAAAAAGAAAGCGATCAGTGCACATATTTCCCAGACAACATCTCTGATCGACGATGATCCGGAGGGCTTTACATTGTCAGATGAAGTGCTGGCGCATTTCGATACCGATTTTGAAATAATATTTGAAAGAATATAG
- a CDS encoding acyl-CoA dehydrogenase family protein: MINTTNSTIQDQLYNERLFAEIAAASAASDYDGGFPAHEFALLRASGLLTITLPGQALCYDKASTPGLLQLLKNIGKSSLPVGRIYEGHINALLLIASFGSQDQKSRWFEDAGANLFGVWNTQDAGGLEIEDTGNGRYRLTGSKTFCSGAGWIGRPLVTGKLISPEKSGWQMCIIPTETVKPILADSSFWKPLGMQASASYRMDLTGIEIGEQDLLGLPDDYYRQPLFGSGALRFAAVQLGGAEAVLEETHRLLNDFKRTEDPFQQSRIAEISYLIETGNLWLNQAGELYDRWLHMPGSAEKLIAYANMTRTIIEDACLRSMQLAERSVGSRGLMRPGILERMHRDLTTYLRQPAPDAIQAYVGKYVLDQQNTTSLWT; this comes from the coding sequence ATGATCAACACAACAAATTCTACAATTCAGGATCAATTATATAATGAACGGTTATTTGCAGAAATCGCAGCAGCTTCGGCTGCATCTGATTATGACGGAGGTTTTCCCGCTCACGAATTTGCGTTGCTAAGAGCCTCAGGGCTACTCACCATCACACTTCCCGGACAAGCCTTGTGTTATGATAAAGCCAGCACACCTGGTTTGCTGCAGCTTTTGAAAAACATTGGTAAGTCGAGCTTGCCTGTCGGGCGGATTTATGAGGGACATATCAATGCATTGCTGCTGATCGCTTCGTTTGGCAGCCAGGATCAGAAAAGCAGGTGGTTTGAAGATGCCGGAGCTAATTTGTTTGGCGTTTGGAACACGCAGGATGCCGGCGGTCTGGAAATTGAGGACACAGGAAATGGACGTTACCGGTTGACCGGATCAAAAACCTTTTGCTCAGGGGCAGGATGGATCGGCAGGCCCCTTGTCACGGGCAAGCTGATTTCGCCTGAAAAGTCAGGCTGGCAGATGTGCATTATTCCCACGGAGACTGTAAAGCCCATCCTGGCGGACAGCAGTTTCTGGAAGCCGCTTGGCATGCAGGCTTCGGCCAGTTACCGGATGGATCTGACAGGAATAGAGATCGGTGAACAGGACTTATTGGGCTTACCCGATGATTATTACCGGCAACCCCTCTTTGGCTCGGGGGCTTTACGGTTTGCTGCCGTACAGTTAGGCGGAGCAGAAGCAGTTCTCGAAGAAACACATCGCCTGCTTAATGATTTCAAGCGGACAGAGGATCCCTTCCAACAGTCCAGAATCGCAGAAATAAGCTATTTGATTGAAACCGGGAATCTGTGGCTCAATCAGGCAGGTGAGCTTTATGACCGGTGGCTGCATATGCCGGGTTCGGCTGAGAAGTTGATTGCCTATGCGAACATGACGCGCACCATTATTGAGGATGCGTGTCTTCGCTCCATGCAGCTGGCAGAACGCTCGGTAGGCTCCCGGGGGTTGATGCGACCGGGCATATTGGAGCGCATGCATCGTGACCTGACTACCTATTTACGTCAGCCTGCCCCGGATGCTATCCAGGCATATGTTGGAAAATATGTGCTTGACCAACAAAATACGACTTCATTGTGGACTTAA
- the crtD gene encoding 1-hydroxycarotenoid 3,4-desaturase CrtD: MPSAIIIGSGIAGMATALHLRAAGFEVDVFESNDYPGGKLHAFEVNGYRFDAGPSLFTMPQLITELFELFGEQPTDFFQYHRLKSVCNYFWEDGMRFTVDADRDVFAEEAAAKFGIEATAILSYLKNGQKKYELTAPLFIEKSLHKMGTYLSVETLKAMAHLSEMNLGTSLDALNEAAIGEPHLVQLFNRYATYNGSSPYLTPGIMSMIPHLELYLGAYYPNGGMHSITTSLYQLALRQGIRFHFNQKIEQILVEKNKAIGVKAASNQHFADCIVSNMDVFSTYKKLLASQPHPERTLRQERSSSAVIFYWGIRGSFTQLDLHNIFFSSNYQQEFAHLFEHKSLFNDPTVYVNITSKETPGDAPEGCENWFVMINAPGDYGQNWETLVAQARQNIISKLNRLLGTDIAPRIMAEDVLTPPLIEKRTSSYRGALYGAASNSKLAAFLRHPNFSNKIKQLYFCGGSVHPGGGIPLCMHSAKITSKLIISAL; the protein is encoded by the coding sequence ATGCCATCAGCAATTATTATTGGTTCAGGAATTGCCGGCATGGCCACTGCACTGCATTTACGGGCCGCAGGCTTTGAAGTGGATGTATTTGAGAGCAACGATTATCCCGGAGGCAAGCTACATGCCTTCGAAGTAAACGGCTATCGTTTTGATGCCGGGCCTTCGCTCTTCACCATGCCACAGCTTATCACTGAGCTTTTCGAATTGTTTGGTGAACAACCCACAGATTTTTTTCAGTATCACCGCCTGAAATCAGTGTGCAACTATTTTTGGGAAGACGGCATGCGCTTTACTGTTGATGCCGATCGCGACGTTTTCGCAGAAGAGGCCGCAGCAAAATTTGGAATTGAAGCCACAGCGATACTATCTTATTTGAAAAACGGCCAGAAGAAATATGAGTTAACCGCTCCTTTATTCATTGAGAAATCGTTGCATAAAATGGGCACTTATCTTTCTGTGGAGACGCTCAAGGCCATGGCTCACCTATCAGAAATGAATTTGGGCACTAGTTTGGATGCGCTTAATGAAGCGGCTATCGGTGAGCCACATCTGGTTCAATTGTTTAACCGATATGCTACCTATAACGGCTCATCGCCATACCTCACACCGGGTATCATGAGTATGATCCCACATCTTGAACTTTACCTGGGCGCTTATTATCCAAATGGTGGTATGCACAGTATCACTACCAGTCTGTATCAACTGGCACTTCGGCAAGGCATCCGATTTCATTTTAATCAAAAAATAGAACAAATACTGGTTGAGAAGAATAAAGCAATTGGGGTTAAAGCGGCAAGCAACCAGCATTTTGCAGATTGCATCGTGTCAAACATGGACGTATTTTCTACCTACAAAAAACTGTTGGCATCACAACCGCACCCCGAGCGTACGCTTAGGCAGGAACGATCAAGTTCGGCAGTAATATTTTATTGGGGCATTCGCGGCAGTTTTACGCAGTTGGACTTGCACAACATATTTTTCAGCAGCAATTATCAGCAGGAGTTTGCGCATTTGTTCGAACACAAAAGTCTTTTCAATGATCCTACGGTCTATGTAAACATTACCAGTAAAGAAACTCCGGGTGATGCACCTGAGGGATGCGAAAATTGGTTTGTGATGATTAATGCACCGGGCGACTATGGTCAAAACTGGGAGACATTGGTGGCACAGGCGCGCCAGAATATCATCAGCAAATTAAACCGCCTGCTAGGCACTGACATTGCCCCACGCATCATGGCAGAAGATGTGCTGACACCCCCGCTTATTGAAAAACGGACGAGCAGTTACCGTGGCGCATTATATGGTGCGGCAAGCAATTCTAAACTCGCGGCCTTCCTTAGACACCCCAATTTTTCAAATAAAATAAAACAGCTCTATTTTTGCGGAGGATCCGTCCACCCCGGTGGCGGTATTCCTTTGTGCATGCATTCGGCAAAGATTACTTCAAAGCTCATCATTTCGGCTTTATGA
- a CDS encoding carotenoid biosynthesis protein, with product MNKELSFSVVQSNSSIFAIWLVTISGMIGIWLGYGAWFLPKTPFNLLLGVVLLYWNFPLKNVWPGIFIWSLVYITGMGVEMIGVNTGLLFGNYWYGENMGPKLGNVPLLIGINWVVLTFITATIAKRFIRSPWMAPVFGAALMVALDFFIEPVASLFDYWHWNAGYAPLRNYIDWFVVSLVFQVLVRDYVPQAKYPLPLHHFASQVLFFVFFYAINR from the coding sequence ATGAATAAAGAACTTTCATTTTCGGTTGTGCAAAGCAACAGTTCCATTTTTGCTATATGGCTGGTAACCATTTCAGGCATGATAGGCATTTGGCTGGGTTATGGCGCTTGGTTTTTACCAAAAACACCATTTAACCTGCTGCTTGGCGTAGTGCTTTTGTACTGGAATTTTCCGCTTAAGAATGTTTGGCCAGGCATCTTCATCTGGTCACTTGTTTACATCACCGGTATGGGCGTTGAAATGATTGGAGTAAACACAGGCTTGCTTTTCGGAAACTATTGGTACGGTGAAAATATGGGGCCTAAACTAGGTAATGTTCCCTTGCTGATTGGCATCAACTGGGTGGTGCTTACTTTTATAACAGCCACTATCGCAAAACGTTTTATACGTAGCCCATGGATGGCACCTGTTTTCGGAGCTGCGCTAATGGTTGCGCTCGATTTTTTTATTGAACCCGTGGCTTCACTATTTGATTACTGGCATTGGAATGCAGGTTACGCACCGTTACGCAACTACATAGACTGGTTTGTAGTTTCATTAGTATTTCAGGTGCTTGTAAGAGATTACGTACCGCAAGCAAAGTATCCGCTTCCGCTACACCACTTTGCATCTCAGGTTTTGTTTTTTGTTTTCTTCTATGCAATCAACAGATAA
- a CDS encoding spheroidene monooxygenase has translation MWAFGQMQFAHAHISRTPGLQFYKLMGSGREPGFSPLPDWGVYAMLGVWANEQSADQFFKNAEIFKRYQAKSSEQWTIYMKPKQVKGLWSGCNPFTPSTDLDSDNPLIAVITRATIKAGKLIRFWDYVPTSQRPIMQGCKGLIYTKGIGEAPLVQMATFSLWENIDALKNYAYNSPEHQEAIRKTRKIDWYKEELFARFQPYRSEGTWGGKNVLASYLNQ, from the coding sequence ATGTGGGCTTTCGGACAAATGCAGTTTGCACATGCTCATATCAGTAGAACGCCCGGGTTGCAATTTTACAAACTCATGGGTAGCGGTCGCGAGCCAGGTTTTAGCCCATTGCCCGACTGGGGTGTATATGCCATGTTGGGTGTTTGGGCCAACGAGCAAAGCGCTGATCAGTTTTTCAAAAATGCTGAAATTTTTAAGCGATACCAGGCGAAGAGCAGTGAACAGTGGACCATTTATATGAAACCCAAACAGGTAAAGGGCCTTTGGTCGGGCTGTAATCCATTTACCCCCTCTACTGATTTGGATAGTGACAACCCGCTGATTGCAGTCATTACGCGTGCGACCATTAAGGCGGGTAAACTGATAAGATTCTGGGACTACGTACCAACGTCGCAGAGGCCTATCATGCAAGGTTGTAAAGGACTGATTTATACTAAAGGAATTGGAGAAGCACCACTGGTTCAGATGGCCACGTTCAGTTTATGGGAAAATATAGATGCGCTGAAAAACTATGCCTACAATAGCCCCGAACATCAGGAGGCCATCCGGAAAACCCGGAAAATAGATTGGTACAAAGAAGAGTTATTTGCGCGCTTTCAGCCTTATCGTTCCGAAGGAACCTGGGGTGGTAAGAATGTTTTGGCTTCCTATTTGAACCAATGA